Proteins found in one Elgaria multicarinata webbii isolate HBS135686 ecotype San Diego chromosome 12, rElgMul1.1.pri, whole genome shotgun sequence genomic segment:
- the LOC134407626 gene encoding interleukin-36 alpha-like, which produces MNPTVIDFTKKGGAKMEKTGSVEFLGQVKGTVDNHKLEKPWLFSIWDINQKFFSWENNTLIAGPKNSNSAEELIAVVPNRAIPEKENTYPIILGHKDGKHVLSCVEAGGHPQLQIVEKRIMDLYNKNEELKSFTFFSKTGPSNDPCNVESVAFPGWFISTSTEPNKPIALSHPGQTEITDFYFDKKEPK; this is translated from the exons ATGAATCCAACAGTCATAGATTTCACCAAAAAGGGTGGTGCAAAAATGGAGAAAACTGGATCTGTTGAATTTCTAGGGCAAGTGAAAGGCACAG TCGACAATCATAAGTTAGAGAAACCCTGGCTCTTCAGCATTTGGGATATTAACCAGAAGTTCTTCTCCTGGGAGAACAACACTCTGATAGCAGGCCCCAAAAATTCCAACTCAGCAG AGGAGTTAATAGCTGTGGTCCCCAACAGAGCCAttcctgaaaaagaaaatacataccCTATCATTCTGGGCCACAAAGATGGAAAGCATGTCCTGTCCTGTGTGGAAGCTGGTGGCCACCCTCAACTACAGATAGTG gaaaAGAGGATCATGGATCTCTACAACAAAAATGAAGAATTGAAGAGCTTCACTTTCTTCAGTAAGACTGGACCAAGCAATGACCCCTGCAATGTTGAATCTGTAGCTTTCCCGGGTTGGTTCATAAGTACTTCGACTGAGCCAAACAAGCCCATTGCTTTGAGTCACCCGGGACAAACTGAGatcactgatttttattttgacaAAAAGGAACCAAAATGA